CTATTTATTTCTGATCATAACATCTGTAACGTAAATAAAATGTACATGTAGGTGTATAATTATAAGGAATAATAGGGCATCAAAAATAGTAAAGAAATGCagcaattatatatttattatcatagttcaataatattttcgtttattatcaaaattataTGATAATTGTACACAAACATATAGACTTATACTGAATTTGGtcatttttattcttcgttaaTATTTAATCAAACGTGATAACACTGTAAAGGGGGATTCCATATTCTTTGaatctttattaaaaaattaatcataAGTATGTAGTTAATGGAAACAAAACTAAATCGTATTATAGACGATATTCACATTAAACGTTAGcaattgtataataaataattcttattgcatgtattttataattctgAATTATGTTTTCCCGCAATTATCAAATGATACAAACAAGAAGTACTCATCGAAAATCAACACGCGCGTCTGTTTGGAAGTAACATCCAATGCCTTCTCACGCAATAAGGTCTCACAAAATGTCGACTGGTGATGAAATAGTTTTGCACATCGCGATGAAAAGTATATTTCGGGTGATCACTTGTTTACAAGTAACGAACTTACTATTTCATCGGGAGAAAGAATGCCAAATTGGACCCTTTTCACGGTTCGCAGAGGCGCTTTGGAGTCGGACGTGGCCATTTTACAACGAGCACGTACAGCTTCTCCCGCGGCCTTCTGCGTCGCGACTCCCTCTAACCGATCTTTCCCGATGGAAGCATCTCCCACCCCTGACAGTTCCATTCGTTGCTAATTACTATCTTGCCTACCCTACCTATGCATGTGTTCCTAAATACATTAAACATTAGTGTCAAGTAAAATTTCCattatttgatttattattGCTGAAAAAAATAAAGTAACTAATCATAAAGAACAATCGAGAAATAATATAAGAATGTAAATAAGAGTATGTTTAATTTGTTCGTTATTAAAATACGAATGAATCTCTGTATGGATCATAACGTTACAATGTTCTCATGAAAAACGCaatgacattttttttataatctgaTTGGCTAAAGCGACTATATCGTAATTGGTAAAGTAGAAGATCTAACACTTGGTCTGTGTTGCCATCTGTTGTCGTAGAGTAATAGACATCAATGTCCACCCGTGTTGTTGATTAATGATTGATTCTATTTACGATCTTCGTCAATGATGTACGTATCTCGTATCGCTTTGTTGTGACTTGTAACGCGAATGTAAAacttttatgtattttatagcTTAAAATGGCCACATCAAAAACGACAAACACGTACAATAGACAGAATTGGGAAGATGCTGTAAGTATTACCGAGTTTTTAACATGatattgaaataattgaaatagaaTATTTGTTAACGCACTGCGCTTCATTTTAGGAATTTCCAATACTATGTCAAACTTGTTTAGGCGATAATCCATATATTCGAATGGTAAGTTAATTATATGAAAATTTATGCCAAAGATTATGATTTTTAAGAAGTGTATTTATTGgtcttaatgataaattattatttaattttatagacAAAGGAAAGATATGgaaaagaatgtaaaatttgtATGCGTCCATTCACGGTATTCAGATGGTGTCCTGGTGCAAGGATGCGTTTTAAAAAGACTGAAGTATGTCAGACTTGTAgtcgtttaaaaaatgtatgccAAACATGTTTACTCGATTTAGAATATGGATTACCAATTCAAGTACGCGATGCAGCATTAAAAATTAAAGATGATTTGCCCAGATCGGATGTAAACAAAGAGTATTATGTACAAAACATAGATAGTGAAATTGGTAAAATAGATGCAACATCACCAGCAGGTGCTGTTGGTAAATCTGCAGCAGCCAGTGATTTATTGATGAAACTGGCAAGAACGAGTCCTTATTACAAAAGGAATAGACCACACATTTGTTCCTTCTGGGTTAAGGGAGAATGTAAAAGAGGAGAAGAATGCCCATATCGTCATGAGAAACCCACTGATCCTGATGATCCATTGGCCGATCAGAATATCAAGGATCGTTACTATGGAGTAAATGATCCTGTTGCTGACAAATTAATGCGTAGAGCTGCAGCTATGCCCAAGCTAGATCCACCAGAAGATAAATCTATCACAACTCTATATATTGGCAATTTAGGAGATGTCTTAACAGAAAAACAATTACGTGATCATTTTTATCAGTATGGAGAAATACGTTCAGTAACAATGGTTCCTCGTCAGCAGTGTGCCTTTATTCAATACACACAAAGAAGTGCTGCTGAAGCTGCAGCAGAAAGGACATTTAATAAATTGATATTGGGAGGAAGAAGATTAACTATTAAATGGGGACGTTCACAAGGAAGACAAACTGTGTCTGCAGCTGAGGCAACTAGAGAGATTTTAGAACCTGTACCAGGTTTACCAGGTGCTCTACCACCACCACCTGAAAGCATGGGAAATAACTTCTTCAATTTACAAACTACTCCTGGCATGATACCACCAATGATGATTCCTCCTCCACCAGTTGCTCCCCAATTTATGTTTCCACCACAAATGGCAGCTGCTGCTGCAACGCCAATATTCCCACCAGGGACAACTCCAATACATTATCCAAGTCAAGATCCATCAAGAATGGGTGCATCTCAAGGTATAGGAAAACCTTGGCCtgaagaataattaaaataatatttaactttTCATTAAGCGTAATTATGACGAAAGAatctgtaaaaaataaatatgtctTTGACTTTCTTTTAAACTATTTGTACTCAAAAACTAGTAATTTTCCTAATTCATTTTATCAATTACGTAAGAgtttaatagaaaattataagcaaatatgatttatttaattttattagttTATTGCATAGAAATCTCAGAAAACAATACGTATGGGAAGATTTAAATTATTCAGCCGTaacatgtgtatgtatatatgtataatttttttaacagaCGAAATCACGTGGTTGATTAAGGCAGCTGTATCGCACTAAAAAGTCGCCAATTTCGATAAGAACCTTAAGAAAATCGATGGAGGCGCCACCTGATGTGATAGTAAGTAAACATCCTCAACAGCTAGCGCGTATTAGCGGTTACTGTGAGTGTCATCGTTGCATTTTAATACGTGTCCGCTGGTGTCTGCCTGGCCTGTCCGTCCGGTGTTTCTGCTACGTTGGTCGTGTTCCGTGAATCTATGGAGTGTTTGTATTGTCGGATATCATTGAATTTCTGTCTATAGTAGCATAAGGCGCCTAGCGCGCCTTCCCGTCACGATGAACATGTGTCGGGTTCGATTGTTATTCCACTTTATGGCGCTTAGCCTACTCCCCTTTGCCCGTCCCGACGAGCACACTCACGTCGTAAGTATTCTGAATTGACATATTTTTGAAATGTCAAAGTTACATGTACATCGTAGGCACGTCTTTGTCGGCTTTACAATACGTACCTTGTATTTTTTATGATCGCAATTTGTTCTTTTGTTACCTTTCTATCGTGGGTTAATATGTAATCACGAATTTGTATGTTTAATTTAAACTATTCTTGAAATAAAAGATTTTCAATTGCTCGTTAAAATGCaacaatgtattttttaacaGAAGAGTTTTCCATATACATGAGTTTAGAACCAATACTTACAATAATACATCATACATCTTAATTATAATTTGTCACATATATTAAGAATATACTAACAACAATTTCTTTTATTAGTATGATGACAATGACGAAGTGGTACTATGGATGAGCACAGTTGGACCATATCATAATCGCCAAGAAACTTAT
The Ptiloglossa arizonensis isolate GNS036 chromosome 3, iyPtiAriz1_principal, whole genome shotgun sequence genome window above contains:
- the LOC143144298 gene encoding pre-mRNA-splicing factor RBM22; translation: MATSKTTNTYNRQNWEDAEFPILCQTCLGDNPYIRMTKERYGKECKICMRPFTVFRWCPGARMRFKKTEVCQTCSRLKNVCQTCLLDLEYGLPIQVRDAALKIKDDLPRSDVNKEYYVQNIDSEIGKIDATSPAGAVGKSAAASDLLMKLARTSPYYKRNRPHICSFWVKGECKRGEECPYRHEKPTDPDDPLADQNIKDRYYGVNDPVADKLMRRAAAMPKLDPPEDKSITTLYIGNLGDVLTEKQLRDHFYQYGEIRSVTMVPRQQCAFIQYTQRSAAEAAAERTFNKLILGGRRLTIKWGRSQGRQTVSAAEATREILEPVPGLPGALPPPPESMGNNFFNLQTTPGMIPPMMIPPPPVAPQFMFPPQMAAAAATPIFPPGTTPIHYPSQDPSRMGASQGIGKPWPEE